One segment of Paenibacillus rhizovicinus DNA contains the following:
- a CDS encoding MATE family efflux transporter — protein sequence MDTENKENLHYFEKAPVAKAVAHFAVPMMLGMSMSVIYSILNAFFLGTLGNTAMLTALALTLPLFAAIMALGNLIGVGSSAFISRLLGEKRYDDVKHVSSFAFYSSLVLGLLLMAVGLPLIDSIVHGLGATVDSFGYTKDYVTIMIIGSPVIVLFFTLENIVRAEGSAITSMIGMIISVAVNIILDALVIFVFHWDVIGVASATVIANLVASAFYAFHIGYKSSFLTVSIRWFKASKEILSNVFKIGVPVFIMSLFLGAMSLIFNRYLVEYGEQAVAAFGISSRLLQFPEVILMGLCEGVVPLIAFSFTANKLRMKHTIAFTIKAILALAVVFGVIVYLISDHLIGLFTNDPQLIEMGSYILHVTFLSLFITGMTALFTGIFQATAQGTAAFIMSIIQGITLIPVLYIANRLNGFHGVVWSLVIADTVAFLVGATMLYVLRNKLQPDLESLAA from the coding sequence ATGGATACAGAAAATAAAGAAAACCTCCATTACTTTGAGAAAGCACCGGTCGCCAAGGCCGTCGCGCATTTTGCCGTACCGATGATGCTGGGCATGTCGATGAGCGTCATCTATTCCATCTTGAATGCCTTTTTCCTTGGCACGCTGGGCAATACGGCCATGCTGACCGCACTCGCATTAACCTTGCCCTTATTCGCAGCTATTATGGCGCTTGGCAACTTAATCGGCGTCGGCAGCAGTGCTTTCATCTCGCGTTTGCTCGGAGAGAAGAGATATGATGACGTCAAGCACGTATCCTCGTTCGCCTTTTACAGCAGTTTAGTGCTCGGTCTTCTCTTGATGGCCGTCGGCCTTCCGTTGATCGATTCCATCGTTCACGGCTTAGGCGCGACGGTTGACTCCTTCGGCTACACTAAGGACTATGTCACGATCATGATTATAGGTTCGCCCGTCATCGTCTTATTCTTCACGCTGGAGAATATCGTGCGTGCCGAAGGTTCAGCCATCACGTCGATGATCGGCATGATTATAAGCGTAGCCGTGAATATTATCCTTGATGCGCTGGTCATCTTCGTCTTCCACTGGGACGTAATCGGCGTGGCGTCTGCAACGGTTATTGCCAACCTGGTTGCAAGTGCATTCTACGCCTTCCATATCGGATATAAGAGCTCCTTCTTAACCGTCTCGATCCGATGGTTCAAGGCTTCCAAGGAGATTCTCAGCAATGTATTCAAAATCGGCGTGCCCGTCTTTATCATGAGTCTCTTCCTGGGCGCGATGTCGCTGATCTTTAACCGTTATTTGGTCGAGTACGGGGAGCAGGCCGTAGCGGCGTTCGGAATTTCTTCCCGTTTGCTGCAATTTCCCGAGGTGATTCTGATGGGCTTATGCGAAGGAGTCGTGCCGCTCATCGCCTTCTCGTTTACGGCGAATAAATTACGAATGAAGCATACGATTGCATTCACGATCAAAGCCATCTTGGCGCTGGCCGTCGTGTTCGGCGTTATCGTCTATCTGATTTCCGACCACTTGATCGGCTTATTCACGAATGACCCGCAATTGATCGAGATGGGCAGCTACATTCTGCATGTAACGTTCTTATCCTTGTTCATTACAGGCATGACCGCGTTGTTCACGGGCATCTTCCAAGCAACCGCCCAAGGGACCGCCGCGTTTATTATGTCCATCATTCAAGGGATTACGCTGATTCCCGTGCTGTATATCGCCAATCGGCTGAACGGCTTCCACGGTGTCGTCTGGTCGCTCGTCATTGCCGATACGGTCGCATTCCTCGTCGGCGCCACCATGCTGTACGTGCTGCGGAACAAACTGCAGCCGGATTTGGAAAGCTTGGCGGCGTAG
- a CDS encoding TetR/AcrR family transcriptional regulator, which produces MKKQQPQISEDKILEASWELLGEEEGIEKFSLRRLAERLGIQAPSLYWYFKSKQHLYQRLANQVSKTILEEFNSDGDWKEQLTALALTQRNVLSRYPCSTQLMMMTLPHEPDIIRFTNRMLLCVEATPMTREQKLQVVNTLVNYVFYFVLDNYQHERNVTVMLKEKGTEPGEELIRLLDDMSETDAGLFRRMFKSGLFQVMGSDTSFEFGLNLILLGIEQVIKEQEK; this is translated from the coding sequence ATGAAAAAACAGCAGCCTCAAATTTCGGAGGACAAGATTTTGGAAGCCTCGTGGGAGCTTCTGGGGGAGGAGGAGGGCATCGAGAAATTCAGCCTGAGAAGATTGGCCGAACGGCTGGGGATCCAGGCTCCCTCCCTGTATTGGTACTTCAAGAGCAAACAGCATCTCTACCAGCGTCTGGCTAACCAGGTATCGAAAACGATACTGGAGGAGTTCAACTCCGATGGCGACTGGAAGGAGCAGCTAACGGCGCTCGCGTTAACGCAGCGGAACGTGCTCAGCCGGTATCCCTGTTCCACGCAGCTTATGATGATGACGCTCCCCCACGAGCCGGACATTATCCGGTTTACCAACCGCATGCTGCTCTGCGTGGAAGCGACGCCGATGACGAGGGAGCAGAAATTGCAAGTGGTGAATACGCTCGTGAACTATGTCTTCTACTTCGTGCTGGACAATTATCAGCATGAGCGCAATGTTACCGTAATGCTTAAGGAGAAAGGGACGGAACCAGGGGAAGAGCTGATTCGGCTCTTGGACGATATGAGCGAGACGGATGCGGGATTGTTCCGGAGGATGTTCAAGAGCGGGCTTTTCCAGGTGATGGGGAGCGATACGTCGTTCGAGTTCGGGTTGAACCTGATTTTGCTCGGGATTGAACAGGTGATCAAGGAGCAGGAGAAGTAG
- a CDS encoding TetR/AcrR family transcriptional regulator: MTRTVFEKADVIPLVAEVFRELGYEGASMSKITERTKLSKGSLYHFFPGGKEEMAAEILAHIDNWFVSNVFEPLERDEPHAAIQNMWREVDAYFRSGQRICLIGAFALDETRDRFASRIRLYFRRWIDACCAALVRAGASIEAAARLSEETIGRIQGALLLSRALNDETVFERTLTALAERVQKFHEAPPPD, translated from the coding sequence ATGACCCGTACCGTATTCGAGAAGGCCGATGTAATTCCGCTGGTTGCCGAGGTTTTTCGCGAGCTCGGTTATGAGGGGGCATCCATGAGCAAGATCACGGAGCGCACGAAACTTTCCAAAGGAAGCCTTTATCACTTCTTCCCCGGAGGAAAGGAAGAAATGGCGGCCGAGATTCTCGCGCACATCGATAACTGGTTTGTAAGCAACGTATTCGAACCGCTCGAACGGGATGAACCCCACGCGGCGATTCAAAACATGTGGCGTGAAGTCGATGCGTATTTCCGATCGGGTCAACGAATCTGCCTGATCGGCGCTTTCGCTCTTGACGAGACGCGCGATCGGTTCGCTTCGAGGATTCGGCTGTATTTCAGAAGGTGGATCGATGCATGCTGCGCCGCGCTTGTTCGAGCAGGAGCGTCCATTGAAGCCGCTGCCCGACTGTCGGAGGAGACGATCGGTCGAATCCAGGGGGCATTACTGCTTAGCAGAGCGCTCAATGATGAGACTGTGTTTGAACGCACTCTGACAGCTCTTGCAGAGCGGGTACAGAAATTTCATGAGGCACCGCCTCCTGATTGA